From Chryseobacterium camelliae:
TATATTTCCTTGGGTGTCCAGATAATTGTCATCCATAAACTTCTGGATGGCCTGCTCATCATATGAGTTTCTGACTGATACGTCTTCCGGCTCCACAAAAGTTTCGGCTTCATCATCCTTTTTACAGGCAGAGAAACACAAAGATCCTGCAAGGATATATAAAAATATTTTTTTCATTTCAAAAACTTTAATTACTTTACAAATAATATAACGGCAAAAGTATAAAAAAATATGAGAATAGATAAATTTTTATGGAGTATTCGCTTTTATAAAACGAGAACAGTTTCTGCTGAGGAAATCAAAAAGAACAGGGTTTCTATTGGTGATTCTGTAGTGAAATCATCTAAAGAGGTAAAAGAAGGAGATGTTATCAAAGTTCGTAAAAACCAGATCGATTATAAGATTAAAGTATTGCAGATCCCTAAAAGCAGGATAGGGGCCAAGCTGGTACCGCTTCATATCAAGGATGTAACGGATAAGGAACAATATGAACTCCTGAAATTGCGAAAAGCTTCCCAGGATTATTACAGAATAAAAGGGGAAGGGAGGCCAACCAAAAAAGACCGTAGGGAAATGGATGAATATGTAGGAAATGATATTGCATCTGATTTTACCGACTGGGATGACTTTTTTGGTGAAGGCGGTGAAGAAGACGAAGCCGAGGCATAAGGCTCTAATGATAGAGCTTTTCTATGATTTCCTCTACAATATCTTCAGGCGATCTGGCATCGGTACTTACGCTGAATTGGGATTTGCTGTAGAATTCATTCCTTTCAAAGAGATGTTTGGCAATAAATTCAGGCAGGTCCTCATCAGCAATACGGGCAATAAGCGGTCTCTTGTCCTTTTGCTTCAGCAATCTTTCGGATAAAGTGGCAACGGATGCTTTCAGGAAAATACTTTTTGAATTATGGTTGATAATTTCCATATTGTTATAATATACCGGCGTGCCTCCTCCAAGGCTCAGAATACTATTTTCTTCCGTAGCCAGAATCTCTTCCAGAATTTCCCTTTCTTGTTTCCTGAAGTAAATTTCGCCCTTCTTTTCAAAGATTTCAGGAACGGCTAATTTGTTCCTTTTTGAAATCTCTTTATCGAGGTCAATAAGCCTGAAATCCAGTTTCTCGCTTAATATTTTGGAAATGTGAGATTTGCCGCTTCCCATGTATCCTACAAGTGAAATTATCATGAATTTTTTTTGAACAAATTTGCAAAAAAGTTTTGAGAAATAAAAAAAAGCTATATCTTTGCACCACTTAAAACAAGGGACATTACACTAATGAAAACTTGATTAATAAAGTGACCGACTCGGTAGCTCAGCTGGTAGAGCAATACACTTTTAATGTATGGGTCCTGGGTTCGAATCCCAGCCGGGTCACAAGCAAAAAATTACTGGATTTTGTAATTTTATTTGCCTGCGTGGTGAAATTGGTAGACACGCCATCTTGAGGGGGTGGTTTCCTAAGGATGTGCTGGTTCGAGTCCAGTCGCAGGCACTGCAAAAATTTGAATAATTAATATTGAGTAAGTATAAATTATTTTATATTTAACATATTAATTGTGGCCGACTCGGTAGCTCAGCTGGTAGAGCAATACACTTTTAATGTATGGGTCCTGGGTTCGAATCCCAGCCGGGTCACAGTTTACTGAAAAGTAAATTTTTTTCATATTAATATTTTGTGATTTGGTGTTTCAAAGGCTTCCCTCAGGAAGCCTTTGATTTTTTATGTTAGTCAAGATGTATATTATCAATGAGCCTTACTCCGTCTACCACCACCACAATGAATG
This genomic window contains:
- a CDS encoding shikimate kinase produces the protein MIISLVGYMGSGKSHISKILSEKLDFRLIDLDKEISKRNKLAVPEIFEKKGEIYFRKQEREILEEILATEENSILSLGGGTPVYYNNMEIINHNSKSIFLKASVATLSERLLKQKDKRPLIARIADEDLPEFIAKHLFERNEFYSKSQFSVSTDARSPEDIVEEIIEKLYH
- a CDS encoding RNA-binding S4 domain-containing protein, whose product is MRIDKFLWSIRFYKTRTVSAEEIKKNRVSIGDSVVKSSKEVKEGDVIKVRKNQIDYKIKVLQIPKSRIGAKLVPLHIKDVTDKEQYELLKLRKASQDYYRIKGEGRPTKKDRREMDEYVGNDIASDFTDWDDFFGEGGEEDEAEA